Genomic segment of Nocardiopsis mwathae:
TCTCCCGTCGATTTCGTGCGTGCGGCCGTGGATTCCGAGATCGCCGAATTCACCGAGCGCCGCCGCGCCCAGCTGCTGGAGATCGGCCCGGAGCTCAAGCCCGTGATGGAGGCGCTGGAGGCCATGCTGGCGGGCGGCAAGCGGCTGCGTCCGGCCTTCTGCTACTGGGGGTGGCGCGGCGCCGGGGGCGGCGACATCCCGGAGATCTACCCGGCCGCGGCCTCACTGGAGTTCCTCCAGGCGTGTGCCCTCATCCACGACGACGTCATCGACAACAGCGACACCCGCCGCGGTCTGCCGGCCACGCACAAGCGCCTGGAGGAGCTGCACGGCCGCTCGGGCTGGAGCGGCTCGGCCGCCGGGTTCGGGCAGGGCTCCGCGATCCTCATCGGCGACCTGTGCCTGGCCTGGAGCGACGAGATGTACCAGGGCAGCGGGCTTCCCCTGGAGGCGCTGCGGGCGGGCCGGGAGCCGTTCGACGCGATGCGCACCGAGGTGATGGCCGGGCAGTACCTCGACATGCTGGAGCAGGTGCGCGGTTCGGAGAGTGTCGAGGCGTCGCTGCGCGTCATGCACTACAAAGCGGCCAAGTACACCATCGAGCGCCCGTTGCACATCGGTGCCGCCCTGGCCGGCCGCTACCCGGAGCTCGCCGGCGTCTACAGCGCCTACGGGACCGCGCTGGGCGTCGCCTTCCAGCTCCGCGACGACCTCCTGGGCGTCTTCGGCGACCCGGAGGAGACCGGCAAGCCCGCGGGCGACGACCTCAGAGAGGGCAAGCGCACCCTGCTGGTCGCCGAGACGCTGGAGCGCGCCGCGGCGGACGACGCCGCCGAGTTCCGCCGCCACCTGGGCGACCCGGACCTCACGCCGGAGACCGTGGATCGGATGCGCGCCCTGGCCACCGGCTGCGGCGCGCTGGAAGCGTGCGAGCGGCGCATCGACGGCTACGTCGCGCAGGCCACCCGCGCGCTGGAGAGCCCGCTGATCGCCGACGAGGCCCGCTCCGCCCTGGCCGACCTGATCGTGGCCGCCACGGCGCGCAAGCACTGACCCACGGGCCCCGCCCCGCCCGCCGGGGGCGCCGCGCCCGTGCGCGGGCCGTCACCGGACGGCTACACGTACGCACCGTGCGGGGCGTGCCTCCCCACCAGAGGAGGAGACCGGTTCCTCCCCCTGGCGGATCGACGCGGGACGCTCGGCCTGTTTGAGTCGGAGACGGACCCGGACCGCGGCCCGGGAGGGCCCGGCGGGCGGTGTCCGCGGGTGAGGTGAGGACGGCACCTCATCCGCGGACGCCGCCCCTCGCACGGTCGAGTCCGGCGCGCCGTTACCCGCGCCGGAAGGGGCATCAGGTGAGAATAGGGAGCCATGGGTGACGATCAGGCAATAACGCACACCATCGGCATCACCGGTGCGACCGGGGGAATCGGCGGCCGCGTCGCCGCGCGACTGGCCCGGCGCGGCATCGCCCAGCGGCTCATCGTCCGCGACCTCAACCGGGCACCGGAGTTCCCCGGTGCCAGCGCCGCGATGGCGTCCTACGAGGACACGACCGCCTTCGAGCGCGCGGCCAAGGGGGCCGACACGCTGTTCCTGGTCTCGGCCACGGAGTCCGCCGACCGGGTGGACCGGCACATCAGCGCGGTGGACGCCGCCGTCGCGGCGGGGGTGAAGCGCATCGTCTACCTGTCGTTCCTGTCGGCGGCTCCGGCCGCGACGTTCAGCTACGCCCGCGACCACTTCTACACCGAGGCGCATATCCGCTCCACGGGCGTGGCGCACACCTTCCTGCGGCCCGGCTTCTACCTGGACCTGCTGCCGTACTGGGCCGATGACGCAGGGGTGATCCGCGGGCCGGCCGGGCAGGGCCGGGTCGCCTGGGTCTCCCGCGACGACGTCGCCGACGCGGCCGTCGCCGTCCTCACCGAGGGGGCGGAGCACGACGGCGCGACCTACGACGTCACCGGCCCCGAGGCGATGACGATGGGCGAGACCGTGGAGCGGCTGTCGGCGCTGACCGGCAAGACCATCCGCTACGTCCCCGAGACCTGGGAGGAGGCCCTGGCCTCGCGCCGCCCCACCGGCGCCCCGGAGTGGCAGATCGAGGGGTGGGCCAGCTCGTATGCCGCGATCGCCAGCGGCGAGATGGACGTCGTCTCCCCGGCCGTGGTCCGCCTGACCGGCCACCCCGCCCAGACCCTCGAACGCTTCCTCCGCACCCACCCGAGCGCGCTCAGCCACGTCTACACCTGAGTGCAGCCCCTGGACGGCGCTCGATCGCGTTGCCGCTTCGACGGAACCGGTCGCCTTTCGACCACCCTACGACGACGTCGGGAAGAAGCCGAGCCTTCCAGGAAGGCACGATGGAACCCGCACGCGAATACGACACGGACACCGATGACGATGTGCGTCTCTCAGATCCGCTGCGCGCCATGGAGGGAGATCGAGAATTCGTTCCTTCGCAGTCACGGAGCTCCGGTCGCCGAAGTCGTCCCCTTGACACGATCGGTACGGCGCCCCGCACCCGGACTCCGGGCAGGCAAGATCACCATCGCCGGAGACTTCGATGAACCGGACGAGGAAACCCTCGCCGCTTTTCGCGGGGAGCGGCCGTCAGGCTTCTGCTCG
This window contains:
- a CDS encoding polyprenyl synthetase family protein, whose amino-acid sequence is MTSTPSSPVDFVRAAVDSEIAEFTERRRAQLLEIGPELKPVMEALEAMLAGGKRLRPAFCYWGWRGAGGGDIPEIYPAAASLEFLQACALIHDDVIDNSDTRRGLPATHKRLEELHGRSGWSGSAAGFGQGSAILIGDLCLAWSDEMYQGSGLPLEALRAGREPFDAMRTEVMAGQYLDMLEQVRGSESVEASLRVMHYKAAKYTIERPLHIGAALAGRYPELAGVYSAYGTALGVAFQLRDDLLGVFGDPEETGKPAGDDLREGKRTLLVAETLERAAADDAAEFRRHLGDPDLTPETVDRMRALATGCGALEACERRIDGYVAQATRALESPLIADEARSALADLIVAATARKH
- a CDS encoding NAD(P)H-binding protein; the protein is MGDDQAITHTIGITGATGGIGGRVAARLARRGIAQRLIVRDLNRAPEFPGASAAMASYEDTTAFERAAKGADTLFLVSATESADRVDRHISAVDAAVAAGVKRIVYLSFLSAAPAATFSYARDHFYTEAHIRSTGVAHTFLRPGFYLDLLPYWADDAGVIRGPAGQGRVAWVSRDDVADAAVAVLTEGAEHDGATYDVTGPEAMTMGETVERLSALTGKTIRYVPETWEEALASRRPTGAPEWQIEGWASSYAAIASGEMDVVSPAVVRLTGHPAQTLERFLRTHPSALSHVYT